CTTCTTCCTGTTCTACGTGTTCTGGGAGGTGATGCTGCTGCCGATGTACTTCCTGATCGGCATCTGGGGCGGACCGCGCAAGGAATACGCGGCGATCAAGTTCTTCCTCTACACGCTGGCCGGCTCGGTGCTGATGCTGCTGGCGATGATCGCCTTCTACTACAACGTGCAGGACCCGGTCACGGGCGGCCACACCTTCAACATGCTGCACATGATGGACCAGGCCAACCACGGCGGCATCCTCGACGTGGCCAACATCCGGTTCGTGATCTGGATGGCGCTGTTCATCGGTTTCGCCATCAAGGTGCCGATCTTCCCGTTCCACACCTGGTTGCCCGACGCCCACGTCGAGGCGCCCACGGCCGTGTCGGTGATCCTCGCCGGCGTGCTGCTGAAGATGGGCACCTACGGCATCCTGCGCATCAGCTACCCCATCCTGCCCGACCAGGCGGTCAACTTCATGATCCCCCTGGCGATCCTCGGCGCGATCAACATCATCTACGGCGCCTTCTGCGCCATGGCCCAGTCCGACATGAAGAAGCTCGTGGCCTACTCCTCGGTCAGCCACATGGGGTACGTGCTGCTGGGCATGGCCGCGATGAATTCGACGGGCATCAACGGCGCCGTCCTGCAGATGTTCAACCACGGCACCATCACGGCCATGATGTTCCTCTGCGTGGGCGTGATCTACGACCGCGCCCACCATCGCGACATCGACGGCTTCGGCGGACTCGGCCTGCAGATGCCGGTCTACACGTCGGTCTTCTCGTTCGCGCTCTTCGCCGCGGTGGGCCTGCCGGGACTGAGCGGCTTCGTCAGCGAGGCGATGGTGTTCCTGGGCGCCTTCCCGGTGCACCGCACCATCGCGATCGTCAGCGCGCTCGGTATCGTGATCGGCGCCGCCTACGTGCTGTGGATGCTGCAGCGCGTCTTCCTGGGGCCGAAGAACGACAAGTACGACGATCTGCCCGACATCTCGGCCCGCGAGCTGTTCACGCTGGTGCCCATCGGGCTGATCGTGCTGCTGCTGGGCGTCTATCCGATGCCGGTGCTGGACCTGATGAAGGCGTCGCTGAACCATCTGATCAAGGTCGTGGCGGGCTAGCCGCGGCCGTCGCAGGGAGATGTCCCGGTGAGTCTGGAAATGCTGAACATCCCGAACTGGTCCGATATGGGGCGCTTCATCCCCGAAGCGGTCTTCTTCTGCACCTTCCTGCTGGCGCTGCTCGGCGACATCGTCGCCCGCAAGCGTCCGGCGGTGCCGTTCGCGATCGTGCTGGCGGGGAGCCTGACGGCCCTCGCCTTTGCCGTGGCCGGTCTCGCCGGCGACGAGCAGACGATCCTGGGCGAGCTGGTGGCCGTGGACGGGATGGCGGCCTTCTTCCGCGTGATCTTCGCGTTCGTGGCCGTGATCACGGTGCTCTTCTCCTGGGCCAGCGAGGAGATCATGGGGACCGGGCGCGAGCACAAGGGCGAGTACTACGCCCTGATCGCGCTGATGACCGGCGGCATGATGGTGATGGCCGCCGCCCGCGACCTGCTGATGCTCTACCTGTCGCTGGAGCTGGTCTCGCTGACCAGCTACGTCATGGCCGGCTACATGCGCAACAGCCTGCGCGCGACCGAGGCCTCGGTCAAATACATGATCTTCGGCGCCGTCAGCTCGGGCATCATGCTCTACGGCCTCTCGCTCATCTTCGGCCTGACCGGCGAGATGACCTTCGCCGGCATCCGCGACGCTCTCGCCGCGGGACGGGCCGACCCGCTGGCCCTGCTGACCGTCTCGGTCCTGATCTTCGCGGGCCTGGGTTACAAGATCGCCATGGTGCCCTTCCACTTCTGGTGCCCCGACGTCTACGAGGGCTCGCCCACGCCGGTGGCGGGCTTCTTCTCGGTGGCGCCCAAGGCCGCCGGCTTCGCTTTGTTGATCCGCTTCTTCTACACCACCCTGACGCCGGTGGTGGGACGGGTGGACTTCCCGCTGCTGATCGCCGTGCTCTCGGTCGCGACCATGACCTTCGGCAACCTGGCCGCCGTGCGACAGGTCAACGTGAAGCGCCTGCTCGCCTACTCGAGCATCGCGCACGTGGGCTACCTGCTGATGGGCTTCCTGATGCTGACCGCCGAGGGGCTGCAGGCCATCCTGTTCTACCTGCTGGTCTACGCCCTGATGAACCTCGGCGCCTTCATCTTCGTGGTCGCGATCAACAACTCGCTCAAGAGCGAGCACCTCGACGACTACGCGGGCCTCGGCTACCGCGCCCCCTGGGCCGCCGTGATGATGATCGTCTTCCTGTTCTCCCTGACCGGGCTGCCGCCCACCGCGGGATTCGTCGGCAAGTTCTACCTCTTCGCCGAGGTCATCCGGCGCGAATGGTACTGGCTGGCCATCGTCGGCGTGCTCAACAGCGTCATCAGCCTCTTCTACTACATGAAGATCGCCAAGGCGTTCTACTTCACGAAGCAGGAGGGCGACCCGGTGCGCATCGCGCCGATGCACTACGTCACCATGGCCGTCCTGGCGGCGCCGACGCTCGCGCTGGGTCTCTACTGGGGCAAGTTCAAGGCCCTGGCCGATCGCGCCATCGAGCATTTCGGGGGGATGTAAACTGGATTTGCCCGGGCCGTCAGCGGCTACCGATGAATAACCCGACCAGGACGATGCCCAGCCCGAGCCATTGATTCCACTTGACTGGTTCGCCGAACACCCATACCGCCAGAATGGCCACAAGCAGGAACGAGACGCTCATGAATGGATATGCATAGCTGAGATCGAAATGACGTAGCGCCTTGATCCAGGACAAGGCTGCAACTACAGCCGAGGCAAGTCCTGTGGCAATATATGGATTCAAGATGTAGTCGATCAACGCGTCGGTGGCCTGGATTTGCCTCGTACCGTACTTGATCAGGATTTGGCCGAGAACCGTGAACGCGATGCAGCCCACGATATAGATGCCGTTCATGACCGTCGCCTCGCTTGCTATTTAGGATTGCCGAGTTCGTAATGAGCATACTGGCAGGGTTCGCCGTGATCGTCGGTGACGAGCACAACAACCCGGTACGTACCCATCTCCTCATCAACCACGGGAAATCGTATCCTGGCCTCGTATCGTACGTTCTGGCGTACGGGCCGCAGGTATTTCATCCTCGCGTTCAATACACTCGCATCCTGAGCGAGAGATCCATCGACTCGGCACTTGGCGAGTGCACTGTCGATCTCCGCCGAAAGAGCCGCACGAGCATCCACCCCCTCATGGGAAGAGATGTTCAACAGGTAGACGCGCTCCTTTGAGGCCGAGGCGCTCAACAGGCTGTTTACATGGATTGTGAAGTAAGACTCGGTCAGAAAAAACCCCTCGCGCGACCACACCTTTTGCACCGCGTGATTATTGCCCTGGGTCGATACCTTGATGACCGAGCAACCCCGATCCTTGAAATACCGTTGCACAAAACGCACCATGTCGCCATATACGCCGCCGCCCGCCTGAGCGGGTGATACTCCGTTCAGCACGATTTCGGCACCTTCGTCGCCGAACGAGCAGGTGATGAACCCGATGAAGGCATCGTGTCGCTCCACGAGCCACGCATATCGTCCGGCATCTTCATCTGTTGCGTAGCTGCGGGCCCATTCCTGGTAGCTCGGTATGAGATCGCGGCTCAACAGGGGATTCGAGGTGTAATGGTTCGCATACCGAGGAAAGATATCCGCTACGAGATCGTCTATCGCGTTGTCGAGGCCGGGCGTGAACACGATGAATCGCAGATCCGAGTTCCGCAGATCATTGGGCTCATGGCCTTTCAGATCGTTGGCGTAGTAGACGAGCGTATCGGCCACCAGCCAGGGGAATCCGATACTGTCCAGGAGCGCCAGCTGATCCTGATTCCCGGCCGGCATCCGGAAGATGGCCACATCCATCCTTGAATCTATGATCTCCCTGTCGAAATCGTGCGGGATGCGGTCGAGCACGCCGCGGTGGATCTTCAATTCGAAACGGTTGCTTTCAAGCGGTGCGTACGGCAGCAGTGTCATGGCGGGAATTCTCTCTCAAAGGTGTGAGACGATCTAAGGGTCTCTTCGCCGTCCGTGTCTGGATGGTATGATATCACGAACGACGTACTGGGGACAGTTGCTCACGTTGATGTGGATTCGACCGATATACTCGCCCAGGACACCCACCGTGAGCAACTGTACTCCCGACAGAAAAGCGACGGTTACGATGGTAGACGTGTATCCTGAGATCGGGATATCCATCAGGATCTTCTTCAGAAGGATATAGAAACCGAAGATGAAGCCGAACATCGAGAACAGGATGCCGACGATCGTTGCCACCTGCAGGGGGCCGATCGAGAAGTTGGTCGCCATGTTGAGAGCAAGTATCAGGAGCTTCCGGTTCGAATAGCCGCTTCTTCCGGAAGCCCTGGCATGATGCTCCACGACGGTGTTGCCGATACGCGATGTGTTCCACGAGATCAAGCCGTCGATGAACGTGAAGCTGCGCCCGTACTCCAGCAGGCGCTTGGCGATATCGCGGTCGATGATCCGAAATGACGTCAAGCGGCCCTTGGTGTTGAAGGTTTTCCGGTACATCCACTGGACGAGTTCGGATCCGAAATTGCGAAACAGCGAGTGTTTCTTCTTCTCGAAAACGCCGTAGACGACATCGTACCCCTCCTCGATCTTAGCCAACAGCTTCGGGATCTCCTCCGGAGGATTCTGGAGATCGTCATCCAGCGTGATGACGTACCGACCGCACGCATGGGCGATGCCGCACATGATCGAGTTGTGCTGTCCGAAATTCCGGGTCAGGTTGATGCCGGTTATCCTGTCCTCGCGTGCCGCCAGGCGGCCGATATGCGCCCACGACTCGTCGCGACTGCCATCGTTGACGAAGACGATCTCCCAGGCGCCACTGGTAAGGGGATCGAGCACCGCATGCAGCCGCGCAGTCAGCTCCTCGAGCGTGGCTGTGCTGTTATAGACGGGCACGACCAAGGAGATCAGGGGGCTAGTATCGTTGGTCATCTCTGCCATGGTCTTCATAGAGATAGAGCCGTTCGCGTGGAGCAGGCTGGACCGCTGATCCCCTACTTGTCGACTTCACAGGGAGTTACAGCTTCAATGCAGTCCACGGGATCACCGTGGGGTAGATTAGGTCAATTCACGAACGAGTTCAACAGCCATTTCGTGT
Above is a window of bacterium DNA encoding:
- a CDS encoding NADH-quinone oxidoreductase subunit M, with the translated sequence MLSWMTFFPVIGALSITFVPKDRKEIVKTVAAAAAAVPLILAVQLFMNFDRSIAGFQFVEHYEWIKSFNIEYFMGIDGLSVPMVLLTALLSFLCIIASWKIDKACKGYFALFLLLEAGMMGVFVSLDFFLFYVFWEVMLLPMYFLIGIWGGPRKEYAAIKFFLYTLAGSVLMLLAMIAFYYNVQDPVTGGHTFNMLHMMDQANHGGILDVANIRFVIWMALFIGFAIKVPIFPFHTWLPDAHVEAPTAVSVILAGVLLKMGTYGILRISYPILPDQAVNFMIPLAILGAINIIYGAFCAMAQSDMKKLVAYSSVSHMGYVLLGMAAMNSTGINGAVLQMFNHGTITAMMFLCVGVIYDRAHHRDIDGFGGLGLQMPVYTSVFSFALFAAVGLPGLSGFVSEAMVFLGAFPVHRTIAIVSALGIVIGAAYVLWMLQRVFLGPKNDKYDDLPDISARELFTLVPIGLIVLLLGVYPMPVLDLMKASLNHLIKVVAG
- a CDS encoding NADH-quinone oxidoreductase subunit N, producing the protein MSLEMLNIPNWSDMGRFIPEAVFFCTFLLALLGDIVARKRPAVPFAIVLAGSLTALAFAVAGLAGDEQTILGELVAVDGMAAFFRVIFAFVAVITVLFSWASEEIMGTGREHKGEYYALIALMTGGMMVMAAARDLLMLYLSLELVSLTSYVMAGYMRNSLRATEASVKYMIFGAVSSGIMLYGLSLIFGLTGEMTFAGIRDALAAGRADPLALLTVSVLIFAGLGYKIAMVPFHFWCPDVYEGSPTPVAGFFSVAPKAAGFALLIRFFYTTLTPVVGRVDFPLLIAVLSVATMTFGNLAAVRQVNVKRLLAYSSIAHVGYLLMGFLMLTAEGLQAILFYLLVYALMNLGAFIFVVAINNSLKSEHLDDYAGLGYRAPWAAVMMIVFLFSLTGLPPTAGFVGKFYLFAEVIRREWYWLAIVGVLNSVISLFYYMKIAKAFYFTKQEGDPVRIAPMHYVTMAVLAAPTLALGLYWGKFKALADRAIEHFGGM
- a CDS encoding EamA family transporter, which encodes MNGIYIVGCIAFTVLGQILIKYGTRQIQATDALIDYILNPYIATGLASAVVAALSWIKALRHFDLSYAYPFMSVSFLLVAILAVWVFGEPVKWNQWLGLGIVLVGLFIGSR
- a CDS encoding GNAT family N-acetyltransferase; this encodes MTLLPYAPLESNRFELKIHRGVLDRIPHDFDREIIDSRMDVAIFRMPAGNQDQLALLDSIGFPWLVADTLVYYANDLKGHEPNDLRNSDLRFIVFTPGLDNAIDDLVADIFPRYANHYTSNPLLSRDLIPSYQEWARSYATDEDAGRYAWLVERHDAFIGFITCSFGDEGAEIVLNGVSPAQAGGGVYGDMVRFVQRYFKDRGCSVIKVSTQGNNHAVQKVWSREGFFLTESYFTIHVNSLLSASASKERVYLLNISSHEGVDARAALSAEIDSALAKCRVDGSLAQDASVLNARMKYLRPVRQNVRYEARIRFPVVDEEMGTYRVVVLVTDDHGEPCQYAHYELGNPK
- a CDS encoding glycosyltransferase family 2 protein, whose amino-acid sequence is MAEMTNDTSPLISLVVPVYNSTATLEELTARLHAVLDPLTSGAWEIVFVNDGSRDESWAHIGRLAAREDRITGINLTRNFGQHNSIMCGIAHACGRYVITLDDDLQNPPEEIPKLLAKIEEGYDVVYGVFEKKKHSLFRNFGSELVQWMYRKTFNTKGRLTSFRIIDRDIAKRLLEYGRSFTFIDGLISWNTSRIGNTVVEHHARASGRSGYSNRKLLILALNMATNFSIGPLQVATIVGILFSMFGFIFGFYILLKKILMDIPISGYTSTIVTVAFLSGVQLLTVGVLGEYIGRIHINVSNCPQYVVRDIIPSRHGRRRDP